The stretch of DNA GCCTCTCTTTCCCATCGCCCTCCCGTTTACACGGTTTCCAGTAAAATCTCTTGTATTTAAACCAGGCAGGCTAGACATGATTCATTCAAATCAGCACCACCGGGGAGATGGATGGACATGAAGACGGAGAAGGCACCCCTGCCAAAAAACATTGCATCAGgaagtgttttttatttgcagCAGTCAGATTAGCCAATACCAAATTATACTGCACAAGAGAACAAGTCACCAACCCAAACACCAGCCTCGCTCATGGTGcgaacaacaataacagaaagtTAACACACATAGAGCACATGATGCCACTAGAGCTGTGGCACTTCATTGATGAAAGGATGCATAATCAATTATCCAGTTAGTCAACAAATAAAGTATTTGTAACCTTATCCACTGCACCACATGGACATCTACAGTAAATAAACGCCTTTCGCACGAACACATGCTACATTATACCCCTATCAACACACCGCAAGGCATGCCGGGTGACCCCCGGCACTCTTTCCCAGCACACTACACTTTAGCAAGTCATCAGACCCCTCTCGAGCGACAAacctagcgactttttctggtgaAGCAGCGGGTcatgctgtgggcccctcccccatctaaaagcataTAAAATCTGACAATACAACAAACAAGAAccaacaaaaagaagcaacattTAGAGTCACGGGCCTGTAGTTACTATTAAAATTGCAAAACCCGTGTGCAACATGTGCGATAGACTATTGATCGTCTTGTGGAGCCCAAGTGGTATTCGGTGTCATGTAGCAGGGAGTGCTGCTCACTGTCACGATGTAAGCCCCTCTCTCCTCCCTCCTTTATCGATCTCTCTGTCCTTTTGCGCACCATTTGCTTGCTTGCAGGCGGGGGTTGCTAGGAAACCCAAACTTGAGAGCGAGCGATGGAGAAGCAGATGTTCTGATGGTCACAAGACGGCAAACTTGATTTCATGTTCTATGTTGGGGGTTTACTAAATGACATGAAGGATACTATTACGTACGTGTGAAGTATTTTGCTGTTCAGCTCCATTAAGGGCCTGTTTCTTTAAGATACTGCCAGTCGTTTCGAGTCTTCATAAATACTTTCAGCATTTATGCCACACTTTCCTCGCACAATTTGTATGTGGTGTCGAGAGTGCATTCGTCTTTGGGAAAGGAAGACTGTGCATGTGCTACAGTACTGCATAGCAgggattttttgtgtgtatcCTGGGTATTCATAAGGTGAAGCCAGACAAGCAGCTGGATAAAAGGACGTCGGACACACCCAACTGAAAGCCGCTTGTTCAACAAGATGATTCAATTACACTCCCTGCTATTACTGAATggtattatataaaaaaaaagaaatacatagcACTGGAAAATATGTAGAATTGTGGACTATGTAAGGATGTACTCACACTAGAAGCCTGAGCCCACTTCACACCTAAAGCATGGCACGTTTGCCTTGTGTGAGTACCCTGATCAACGCCCAAGCACGGAGCGCTTACCCTCCTTTGGCGCTATTTGTAAAGGTGGCCACAACTTCATGCATGTGTGTACGGGTGTCATGAGAAGAGTCAGTACACgtgattgggtctacaagaacgagaAGAGACAAAATTACATcattaaaacaacattatttttaagaaaagtactgtGAAGAATATTTGACAATATATTGCGGTctgttaatttaatttctagtACATTACAcgcttctgcactctgtgtgtatgctccacccaccgagacaaagagactgtatgactaacaaaagggctcgctctgttcatgccgttgttctatggaacaaacacgctaaggtgctgaaagcaatgcacagagtgaactctcttcctgcctgtttggaggcgggagacgaggaaaacagacacgcaagcacatggcaatatattgagtcCGGTAAAATTATCcaggtcattttcatttgttgtgtgatgaatgaattaatttattatcatcccaggcctagtgcccacgagatgttgttttttttttcttaaagagaaatcttgtcacattttgtgCAATGTAGGCGACACATTTCATAGTAGACCTAAAATACACAAActccaaataatccaaaagttaAAACCCGCGTAAAAAAGATGTCATTCAACTAATGTGGTTGCTCCTCTTGTAAGTACtcgagctagcaagctagcgagctaaccggttagcctcatatttatttatgtaaacataagaagccaaaaacctagcACTTCTACACTGAATGGGGGGAGAATGTTTTTCGCtcgatcatgtgggacatgacatggctgacctcatgacttcatgcagtgttaaggtaatgtcatgtaagctaatgtctcatcaatgttttgtgtcattactggcGCCTagcgaccagaatactacatataccagaatactacatgtattTCCAtatcttttgactaataatagaccatagtctaccaccaaacagccatcatttattcattcattaatttctgaaaaaatgcgACATAATGAGGAGTGATATTCAaactgcgatattgcgagggccgactgtataACAAAAAACGGCTGACGGTACTCCTACGCTTTGCTAAAAACGCTGGCGCACGCTGTTGTGATCACGTTGGCTCTGCATGCTGAATGGAAGAGCTGGCGCTGAGTCTGGAATGGACCGCTTGTATAAGAGTGCCAATATCtcagattttagatgcaggccgatataatccggtattgttttttttttggcagataTTGTACCGATGTCAATggcggatcgggacacccctaacaGCCGCCACCCTCCACAATACAAATAATCAGAATGACTTGAAATAAGACTGAAAAGAATCCATAAAGTCAGGGAATTGCAGTATACAGCAGGATACATGTGATCGCGGTCAAGTCCACATGGTGCTAGTGTGAGTACTCTCTAACTGTCATGgcagtgtaaaaagaaattaaataacTCTGGTTAAAAGTGAAATATCCACACAGTAAAATGTATGACAAACCTTGCCTATGATGGCTCTCGCTTACGGTGACAACTTTATATTTTGATTATATTGCCATCTTCTTTGTTCAATgctgaaggtgtgtgtgtgtgtgtgtgtgtgtgtgtgtcgtgccAGGTGATGAAGACGTACCACATGTACCACACGGAGAGCATCAGCGCCGAGAGCAAGCTGAAGGAGGCGGAGAAGCAGGAGGAGAAGCACATCGGCAAGGCCAACGACATCAGCGCCGCCTTGATGCGGCATGGTCACGACGACCGTCCACAGCGACGCAGCTCTGTGAAAAAGATGGAGAAATTGAAAGAGAAGGTGCGTCTTTTTCTTGACTCACAGTATCTCACATTTCagttaacattttcttatatcaCCGCAAGGGATAATAAAATAGAAAGTGAACTTGGATATACGTTagagcaggggttctcaaatggcctcaacctgggacccacattctCCAATGGTGATTAAGTCACGAcccacttttttttaagtcatttgaattttttttcaatattttctaCCCTtttatttaagccatttttatttgtttttattattttcccacatttatttaagacatttttatttatttgtattttattatttttaacatgcatatttaagtcatttttatttagattttttttatacttttatgtaagtaatttaaattattttgtaattttcaatattttctacccttttatttaagtcatttttatttatttttattttattatttttaacatgtgtatttgtgtcttttttattttttctacctttatttaagtcatttctattagtatttctatttttattatgttttacattttatttaactcgtttctacttttattttttatatttttttttacacttttattgaagtcatttttatttgtttttgttgttttttacacttctttttaagtcattttaatttttatatttatgtatttaattattcctttatttatttatgaatacatGAATCCTGACATGAAAttcctgaagcagagcatgccAAATTACGTGAAACAAGTCAaattacatgtccaaattgtgtccctggtgtgaatatttagtgggAGCATCATTGTtatccagcactgccttaatcctcttgtgCATGAAATTGGCTGGGTTGTTACCAGAGTCCTCTTTCACTCATGTATACTGTCGTGAGAATGCGTGCTAAAATGTCAGTTATGTACTCACTTTAGTCAGATACGAGATCATTTTTCCGTGTGTTAGCAAGCACGCTACTGAatgaatttgtgttttttgtgtaatcctgacATAAACAAGCATCCCTTATCATCATGCACTCATGTGGCCATCTTTCTTCTTCTCCAAAGAGGCAAGCCAAGTATTTTGAAAACAAGCTCAAGTGCACAAAGGCCCGCAATGATTATCTTCTCAATCTGGCAGCCACGAATGCCTTGGTGGCTAAATACTACATCCACGATGTGTCCGATATGATAGATGTAAGTATAAGCGGTCACAAGAGAAACGTGTGAGTGATGATGTGAATAACAGCAACTACCCTGTCAGCAGTGTTGTGACCTGGGCTTCCACGCAAGCTTGACACGCACCCTGAGAACCTACCTGTCGGCTGAGTACAGCCTGGAGACGTCTCGCCACGAGGGCTTGGACGTTCTAGAAGGAGCCGTGGATGCCATGGACGTCCGAGGAGACAAGCTGAAGTTCATGGACACGCACAGCCAGATGTTCTGTCCGCCCTCACGCTTCGACTATCAGCCGCACATGGGGGACGAGGTGAGGGCGACGGAGGATGGAAGGAAGCTCtctgtgttgtttgttgcaCGCTGCTTATCAAGTGTATGTGCTGCGTTACTGGCAGGTCTGTCAGGTGAGTGCGCAGCAGCCTGTCCAGACGGAGCTCTTGATGCGCTACCAGCAGCTTCAGACACGCCTGGCCACGCTCAAGATAGAAAACGAAGAGGTGAGATGTTCCTTGCTAAACCTGAAATTACAAAACTAAAGCTGGCATCGCTTCTACTTAGTTATTATACAATTAGCATTAGGTTGTGCATGATAATTATGATATCACGAaatatgacgtcataccgataaatctgataacattaaaaatagctcagatagcaaataattttaaaaaacactccaatgaggtgagatttcCCTTACTGGGCAGAGGAGCAAATCAGGCTCTGCTTTTTTCTCTtacctgtgacgttaacggcctgtcgtaccttcccaaaaacaaacattctctTTCCTAGGAAGACATTTTACGTGtttgttgtaccaaatgctccgcgatgagggaaaaaaaaaaacatcgagcacacaaaaatacCTTattagccacctgaaacgccagcgccatggcatttgaaaagtgcaaaaggtttgccaaagacctccgtggcgtctcaccggctgcttggagcgCGTGCCCGAATACAATGTGCCTTGCTGGgtcacgccaggtggctcctccagCTCTATACTCAGGTTCACCCGACCTCCGTAGgggcacaccggctgcttggagcacgtgcccgaatatagtgcaccttgctgggccacggcaggtggctccctcctctctatactctggttctcctgatgcaaatcaggtacagttggtcaaatacAAATTTGTTCCGGTCCTTCTCACCTCCAGGTATGCACAAACTACatgtaaatctaaatttaaaaaggtaGATATAAAAAAGCTATTGGTTATtggtaccatatcggtcttgagaagcagaaagttatctgtATCGGTTTGAAAAGACAGATATCATCTCTAATTATGatatttcatattgttttttaGGTGAGGAAGACGATGGACGCCACCATGCAGACCCTTCAGGACATGCTGACAGTGGAGGACTTTGACGTTTCTGAGGCTTTCCAGCACAGTCAGTCCACAGAGTCGGTCAAATCGGCCTCGTCGGACTCCTACATGAGCAAGGCCAACATCGCTAAGAGGCGAGCCAATCAGCAGGAGACTGAGGGCTTCTACTTTACTGTAAGTTCTGATGGAGGGTACGGCAAACAAACAATTACAACCTGAGCTGATGTGATGAATTCATTCTTACTCAAATATTATAAAATGACGCTGATATTTACATTACAAAGACAAAGAGGTACTCTGAACACAATGGCTTTAATTCCTCAACGGTAACGTGTATTACGGTATGTGTGCGACACTCAGACGGCTAAGccaataacccgaaaaataattgaattaatcggacgagagcagcctttctcagtggTGCAAGTTCGCAAAATCTcgttaaagaaggcgtctcatccttcGGAAGTTTCACAagttgtcttcaaaaagtaagtaagtaaaatatatttttgtctcaATGAAGGGGATTttaggaatttaaaaaaaaaatcacgtcccctttatgaattaattactaattttattagtaattacgtATTTTCTGGGCCCCCTGGCATTCAAGGGACCTTTGAATTGTCCTGACTATTCCTCTTTatatggcacccctggccaatagcactcattctacatttttaaaaaaatgttttgatattATTTCTATGATTTAAACGtgtaaaaatgtacatacttttttttacaaataattttaACCTAATTCTTAGTAATTAATGTgctctgtatttattttgagATCCAGTATCAATGACTCTTTTTTGACTATGTTGGTGTTTTCTTGTGCAGAAATACAAAGAGTTCTTGAATGGCAGCAACCTCATTGTCAAACTTCAAGCCAAGCATGACCTTCTGAAGCAGACGCTGGGAGAAGGTGAGGCTTATCAAATGTAAATGAGATGACTAAAGCACGAGGGATGACTTTTGCCTCGTATTCTTTACATTCATTATGCATTCACTTGTGGCTAAGTAACATTTAAAGCTGCTACAAAGTCATGTAAGGCTTAGTGTGTGAATTGTGTGACATAAGGAAGGATTTAGGATGATTTCTAATGaagtggtgtgtgtgagtgaacaCAGGAGGTGATGTTATGAAATCATCCTCCCATTTCTAGCTCGCATATTTTCACACTGCAGAGCGAGCAGTCAGGCTATCCCGGGGACTTTGGGGAGCTCTTGTGCCCGTTACCATGTCGACGACTGAATGACCGCGGCTTGGCGGCGTGACAAATGCAGCCATGGTGCTCAAGCCCATTGAGTGCGCCTGAATAGATGCCTGTTTTCTCATAACACTCCTCTCCGTCTCCATCTGGCAGCCGCACTCACTCAACTGTACCATTTTAAACGCAGCGTATATTCTAATTTCATCTCTTTTCTTTCCTTTGTAGGTGAGAGGGCTGAATATGGAACAACAAGGTAAGATGTCCCGTGACAAGAGAAGGAATAAAGTCGATGTTGATGTGTAAAATCTTTCCCCTGGTGCTCCTGGATGTGGCCTAAAATGAGCAAATGAGTGTTGGGAATGGGAAGTAAAATTGAGGTTTTAATGAAGTAATTGTGTAAAGATGAACAAGATATGATCATTAAAGGTTACGAGATCAGGCTATTAGGTCAATTTCCTGGTTTTTATGTTACATTGTGTCACATATGAGGTCATTCTTCTCACATATGAAGTCCAGTGCATTTTTATGAGTCTTTTTCAAGTTTATAGATTAATTGTACCACTTTAAGAAGCAACAGTAAAACCAGACAGCGAGCTAATTCatctgatgacttttttttccccctacatTGATGatttaagacaggggtgtccaaagtgaggcccggggtctgtttgcggcccgcagctgttcTCTAATTGGCCCGcgtcacattccaaaaacaatatttaaaagaatgaagttaaaatattaagagaaaaaatgaggaaaaaaatagtaattttacaagaatagcgtCATCATActttgagggaaaataatgtcgttttcatacaaaagattttttaaagacgtaatattatgagaaacaaagaaaacagcaataaaatggtaatttttttgaaaatttggttgcagaaaagggaaaaaacagctgtcattttatgagaataaagtcaaaacaattAAGAGAAACAGGacgtctaacaagaaaaaaagttgcaattttacgagaataaatttgtaatattatggggaaaaataatgtcattttagtagcatagagttgaaatattaaagaaaaaatatgtatttttaaaagttttaatattatgacaaacaaacaaagcaaaataaatgtgtaattttttttctttacaagagctaagttgaaata from Dunckerocampus dactyliophorus isolate RoL2022-P2 chromosome 8, RoL_Ddac_1.1, whole genome shotgun sequence encodes:
- the LOC129186141 gene encoding SLIT-ROBO Rho GTPase-activating protein 3-like isoform X5, giving the protein MSTQARVKKDKEIIAEYESQVKEIRNQLVEQFRCLEQQSESRLQLLQDLQDFFRRKAELQLEFSRGLDKLAERYSAKIRTSREHQHFKKDQNLLSTINCWYLVLDQTRRESRDHATLSDMYNNNVIVRLAHVGEDVLRLFKKSKDIGVQMHEELVKVTTELYTVMKTYHMYHTESISAESKLKEAEKQEEKHIGKANDISAALMRHGHDDRPQRRSSVKKMEKLKEKRQAKYFENKLKCTKARNDYLLNLAATNALVAKYYIHDVSDMIDQCCDLGFHASLTRTLRTYLSAEYSLETSRHEGLDVLEGAVDAMDVRGDKLKFMDTHSQMFCPPSRFDYQPHMGDEVCQVSAQQPVQTELLMRYQQLQTRLATLKIENEEVRKTMDATMQTLQDMLTVEDFDVSEAFQHSQSTESVKSASSDSYMSKANIAKRRANQQETEGFYFTKYKEFLNGSNLIVKLQAKHDLLKQTLGEGERAEYGTTRPPLLPPKPQRMRKSRPRSVFRRKLFNGNLEAFIQGKTECPYQDSGTLSSSWVASPSL
- the LOC129186141 gene encoding SLIT-ROBO Rho GTPase-activating protein 3-like isoform X7, which produces MSTQARVKKDKEIIAEYESQVKEIRNQLVEQFRCLEQQSESRLQLLQDLQDFFRRKAELQLEFSRGLDKLAERYSAKIRTSREHQHFKKDQNLLSTINCWYLVLDQTRRESRDHATLSDMYNNNVIVRLAHVGEDVLRLFKKSKDIGVQMHEELVKVTTELYTVMKTYHMYHTESISAESKLKEAEKQEEKHIGKANDISAALMRHGHDDRPQRRSSVKKMEKLKEKRQAKYFENKLKCTKARNDYLLNLAATNALVAKYYIHDVSDMIDQCCDLGFHASLTRTLRTYLSAEYSLETSRHEGLDVLEGAVDAMDVRGDKLKFMDTHSQMFCPPSRFDYQPHMGDEVCQVSAQQPVQTELLMRYQQLQTRLATLKIENEEVRKTMDATMQTLQDMLTVEDFDVSEAFQHSQSTESVKSASSDSYMSKANIAKRRANQQETEGFYFTKYKEFLNGSNLIVKLQAKHDLLKQTLGEERAVRLSRGLWGALVPVTMSTTE
- the LOC129186141 gene encoding SLIT-ROBO Rho GTPase-activating protein 3-like isoform X6, encoding MSTQARVKKDKEIIAEYESQVKEIRNQLVEQFRCLEQQSESRLQLLQDLQDFFRRKAELQLEFSRGLDKLAERYSAKIRTSREHQHFKKDQNLLSTINCWYLVLDQTRRESRDHATLSDMYNNNVIVRLAHVGEDVLRLFKKSKDIGVQMHEELVKVTTELYTVMKTYHMYHTESISAESKLKEAEKQEEKHIGKANDISAALMRHGHDDRPQRRSSVKKMEKLKEKRQAKYFENKLKCTKARNDYLLNLAATNALVAKYYIHDVSDMIDQCCDLGFHASLTRTLRTYLSAEYSLETSRHEGLDVLEGAVDAMDVRGDKLKFMDTHSQMFCPPSRFDYQPHMGDEVCQVSAQQPVQTELLMRYQQLQTRLATLKIENEEVRKTMDATMQTLQDMLTVEDFDVSEAFQHSQSTESVKSASSDSYMSKANIAKRRANQQETEGFYFTKYKEFLNGSNLIVKLQAKHDLLKQTLGEGERAEYGTTRGRRNVRTRTQVLCPLAGWHHHHCSYISGPLSCPSCAHTVNHSNTLFCFS